One uncultured Caproiciproducens sp. DNA segment encodes these proteins:
- a CDS encoding methyl-accepting chemotaxis protein has translation MKINKRKTWSIKGKLLVRMIGLTASVSILCGVIAGILLYQSSYQSMSNEVSMASKNYSESVEDKVQQYKMAIELIANNATITSSSAPEDEIRLEKERLAKKYGFLSVTTVDATGQTNVAGVNVADKDFFKQAITGKTYFSSPIYSKSDNSTVIYLSAKISNFSDFQGIVYATLSSDVFCNLVDNATIGKSGYSFITDKFGTIIAHRDRSVVNSSTNYIEKAKSDSSFSGLANTVKKIISGQNGTTTYTLKGMEYYTSYYPIKNTDGWSICVTTLFSEMMSNFYTSIYITLAIMILFIILSIFISLKTAKHIVEPIKALVTRTEMLAEGDLHSQIPHVNTKDEIEILSLSFSDTIDALKGYVGEISSIMNNLTAGDYSVETHQNYKGDFIAIKDALNLIISNSNEIFFNIKQSAERVSIGAEQVSDASQTLSQGATRQASSLEELSAAITEIADQVNKNASNAAQASQYSLDVSTEVMHENEQMQKMVDAMSDINDSSNEIKKIVKTIEDIAFQTNILALNAAVEAARAGSAGKGFAVVADEVRNLANKSGEATKNTTALIENSIKAVENGTIIADQMAKSLNEIVLTANKSSDLIGEISIASNSQATSINQITLGVDQISEVVQTNSASSEESAATSEELNGQAHTLKDMVYHIRLKDDTIRAGIINA, from the coding sequence GTTTAACTGCATCGGTAAGTATATTATGTGGTGTGATAGCGGGCATTCTGCTTTACCAAAGTAGTTATCAAAGCATGTCGAATGAAGTAAGTATGGCGTCTAAAAATTACAGCGAATCAGTAGAGGATAAAGTACAGCAGTATAAGATGGCGATTGAATTGATCGCCAATAATGCGACCATAACATCCAGTTCGGCCCCCGAAGATGAAATAAGACTGGAAAAAGAAAGACTTGCGAAAAAATACGGTTTTTTATCTGTTACAACTGTCGATGCTACGGGACAAACCAATGTGGCTGGGGTCAATGTCGCTGATAAGGATTTCTTTAAACAGGCAATAACCGGAAAAACTTATTTTTCAAGTCCGATCTACAGTAAAAGCGACAACAGCACAGTCATATACCTTTCCGCCAAAATATCAAATTTCAGCGATTTTCAGGGAATCGTTTATGCGACACTAAGCAGTGATGTGTTCTGCAACTTGGTGGATAACGCAACCATAGGAAAATCGGGATACAGCTTTATTACAGATAAATTCGGAACCATCATCGCGCATAGGGACAGATCCGTTGTAAATAGTTCGACAAATTATATTGAAAAAGCAAAAAGCGATAGTAGTTTTTCAGGTTTGGCGAATACCGTAAAAAAAATAATTTCCGGACAAAACGGCACCACAACATACACATTGAAGGGTATGGAATATTACACGTCTTATTATCCGATTAAGAACACAGATGGATGGTCAATTTGCGTGACGACTTTATTCTCAGAAATGATGAGCAATTTTTACACCAGTATTTACATAACGCTTGCCATCATGATTTTATTTATTATTCTTTCGATATTTATTTCATTGAAAACGGCCAAACACATAGTAGAGCCCATAAAAGCTTTGGTCACGCGAACGGAAATGCTTGCAGAGGGAGATCTGCACTCTCAAATTCCTCATGTAAATACCAAGGATGAAATCGAAATTCTTTCTCTATCATTTTCAGATACGATAGATGCATTAAAAGGTTACGTTGGTGAAATCTCTTCAATAATGAATAATTTGACAGCAGGGGACTATTCTGTTGAAACCCACCAAAATTACAAAGGAGACTTTATAGCAATTAAAGATGCACTAAACCTTATTATTTCAAATTCAAATGAAATCTTTTTCAATATTAAACAGTCAGCTGAACGGGTATCAATTGGAGCAGAGCAGGTTTCTGACGCATCTCAGACTTTGTCTCAGGGTGCTACCAGACAGGCTAGCTCCCTAGAAGAGTTGTCTGCCGCTATCACAGAGATAGCAGATCAGGTAAACAAAAATGCTTCGAATGCGGCACAGGCGAGCCAATATTCGTTGGACGTTTCCACTGAAGTGATGCACGAAAATGAGCAGATGCAAAAGATGGTAGATGCAATGTCAGACATCAACGATTCCTCTAACGAAATCAAGAAAATTGTTAAAACCATCGAAGACATCGCTTTTCAGACCAATATTCTCGCTCTAAACGCGGCAGTAGAGGCCGCGCGTGCCGGCTCAGCTGGTAAGGGCTTCGCCGTTGTTGCGGATGAAGTGAGAAATCTTGCGAACAAAAGTGGAGAAGCCACAAAAAATACAACAGCTTTAATTGAAAACTCAATAAAGGCTGTTGAAAACGGCACAATTATTGCTGATCAAATGGCAAAATCACTGAATGAAATCGTTTTAACTGCAAATAAATCATCAGATTTAATCGGCGAAATATCCATAGCTTCAAACTCACAGGCAACTTCGATTAATCAGATTACGCTTGGTGTTGATCAGATTTCCGAAGTAGTGCAGACTAATTCTGCATCTAGCGAGGAAAGCGCCGCGACCAGCGAAGAATTAAATGGTCAAGCGCACACCTTGAAAGATATGGTATACCACATAAGGTTAAAAGATGATACGATTCGTGCTGGAATAATAAATGCATGA
- a CDS encoding helix-turn-helix domain-containing protein produces MDRENFYSIGEVAKILGISVQSLRYYNKIELLKPAYINPETGYRYYTYIQLSLIDRIRYLETIGLSLTEIKNAFTTGTSKALLPYLEKQLKGKMEEQQKIQETVDILKWYINFFCYSNRQQFQAVPYRRMIGERYMLAVSSLPEEQNIQNSNQPSKASLLLKGLKADKKFKDVAFLRQNGNIISFKCMLEEKWVAQKYFVYLKGDPGFQDPNIIRIPAGEYLCFQGRPLINDWNTTYIRKLFETVPEGEFPTLVVANEYEENFTSFIESLYEIQILIWQSDYHHQEKFPFFDKFPV; encoded by the coding sequence ATGGACAGAGAAAATTTTTACTCGATTGGTGAGGTTGCGAAAATTCTTGGCATATCCGTCCAATCGTTGCGATATTACAATAAAATTGAATTACTGAAGCCAGCCTACATTAACCCAGAAACGGGATATCGCTACTATACTTATATTCAACTTTCTCTCATTGACCGTATCCGCTATCTAGAGACCATTGGCCTATCTCTTACGGAGATTAAAAATGCCTTTACTACCGGAACTAGCAAGGCGCTCCTCCCTTATTTAGAGAAACAGCTCAAAGGAAAAATGGAAGAACAACAGAAGATACAGGAAACTGTCGATATTCTGAAGTGGTACATCAACTTTTTCTGCTATTCGAATCGGCAGCAATTTCAGGCAGTTCCCTATAGACGCATGATCGGGGAGCGTTATATGCTGGCGGTGTCCAGTTTGCCGGAAGAGCAGAATATACAAAATTCCAATCAGCCCTCAAAGGCCTCCTTGCTTTTGAAGGGCCTAAAGGCTGATAAAAAATTTAAAGATGTAGCGTTTTTGCGGCAAAATGGCAATATCATCTCCTTTAAATGCATGCTGGAAGAGAAATGGGTTGCACAAAAATATTTTGTTTACCTAAAAGGTGATCCGGGGTTTCAGGACCCCAACATCATTCGGATTCCGGCCGGTGAGTACCTGTGCTTCCAGGGGCGCCCGCTGATAAATGATTGGAATACCACCTATATTCGTAAGCTCTTTGAAACGGTTCCGGAAGGTGAGTTCCCCACCCTCGTGGTAGCGAATGAGTATGAGGAGAACTTTACCAGCTTTATTGAGTCTCTTTATGAAATCCAGATTCTGATATGGCAGTCCGACTATCACCACCAAGAAAAATTCCCTTTTTTTGATAAATTTCCAGTATAA